GGCTGCGGTACCCGGGCTCGGCCCGGACGGCGGTCGAGGACCTGAGCCTGACCGTACGGGCCGGGGAGACGATCGCGCTGGTCGGCGAGAACGGCTCCGGCAAGACCACGGTGGCCCGGCTGCTGGCGATGCTGTGGGCGCCGGACTCCGGCACCGTGCGCTGGGACGGCGTGCCGGTCGGGGAGCTGCCCCGCGACGCGCTGCGCCGGCACATCGCCGTGGTCGGTCAGGACGTGCTGCGGTGGCCGTTCACGGCCCGGGAGAACGTCCAGGTCGGCGACGTCGAGCGGCCCGACGCGGACGGCCGCCGGGCGGTCGCGGCGGCCACCGTGGTCGGCGCCGACGCGATGATCCGCGCGCTCACCCGGGGCTACGACACGCTGCTGGACCGGACGTTCGTCGGCGGCCAGGAGCTCTCCGGCGGAGAGTGGCAGCGCCTCGCCGCTGCCCGGGCCACCTTCCGCGACGCGCCGCTGCTGATCTGCGACGAGCCGTCGGCCGCGCTGGACGCCCGGGCCGAGCACGCGTTGTTCGCGCAGCTGCGCTCGCGCGGGCAGGACCGGACCACGGTGCTGGTGAGCCACCGGCTGGCCAACGTCCGGCACGTGGACCGGATCTACGTGCTGCACCAGGGCCGGCTGGTCGAGGCCGGCGACCACGACGAGCTGATGGCCGCCGGCGGCCGGTACGCCGAGCTGTTCACCCTCCAGGCGGCCGGCTACCGGTGATCACGCTGAGGCGGCGCCAAGGATCGGTCGGACAGTCACCGGCACCCACCGGGGCCCCGCACCCCGGGGCCCGGCCGGAGTAGATTCGCGCGGGTGACACACGGCTTCGAGACCCTCGCCATCCATGCCGGGCAGGAGCCCGACCCCACGACCGGGTCGGTGGTGGTGCCGATCCACCAGACCTCGACGTACAAGCAGGACGGGGTCGGCGGGCTGCGCGGCGGCTACGAGTACAGCCGGTCGGCCAACCCGACCCGCACCGCGCTGGAGGAGTGCCTGGCCGCGCTCGAGGGCGGTGCCCACGGGCTGGCCTTCGCCTCCGGGCTGGCCGCCGAGGACACGCTGCTGCGGACCGTGCTGGTGCCGGGCGACCACGTGGTGATCCCGGACGACGCGTACGGCGGCAGCTTCCGGATCTTCGCCACGGTGCTGGAGCGCTGGGGGGTCTCGTACACGCCGGTGCACCTGGCCGATCTGGACGCGGTCCGGGAGGCGGTCACGCCGGCCACCAAGGTGCTCTGGTGCGAGACGCCGACCAACCCGTTGCTGGGGGTCTCCGACATCGCCGCGCTGGCCGGCATCGCCCGCGAGCACGGCCTGCTGCTGGTGGTCGACAACACCTTCGGCTCGCCGTACCTGCAGCAGCCGCTGGCGCTGGGCGCGGACGTCGTCGTGCACTCGACCACCAAGTACCTCGGCGGGCACTCGGACGTGGTCGGCGGCGCGCTGGTGGTCGGCGACGCCGAGCTGGCCGAGCGGCTGCGCTTCCACCAGAACGCGATGGGCTCCGTGCCGGGGCCGTTCGACTGCTGGCTGGTGCTGCGCGGGGTGAAGACCCTGGGCGTACGGATGGACCGGCACTGCGCGAACGCGGCCCGGGTGGCCGAGATGCTGGTCGCGCACCCGGCCGTGACGACCGTCTACTACCCGGGCCTGCCGACCCACCGCGGCCACGAGCTGGCGGCCAAGCAGATGCGTGGCTTCGGCGGGATGGTCTCCTTCACCCTCGCCGGCGGCGAGGAGGCGGCGCTGCGGGTCTGCGAGCGGACCCGGGTGTTCACGCTGGGGGAGTCGCTCGGCGGGGTCGAGTCGCTCATCGAGCACCCGGCCCGGATGACGCACGCCTCGGTCAGCGGGTCGCCGCTGGAGGTGCCGGCCGACCTGGTCCGGCTGTCGGTCGGGATCGAGTCGATCGAGGACCTGCTGGCCGACCTGACCCAGGCGCTGTCCTAGCGGGGCTCAGCCGCGCGGGTTGGCCGTCTGCTGGGCGGCCTTGTCGAGCTGGTCGGAGTTCACGCAGCCGGCCAGCGTCGGCCCCGTCGGCATGGCCGGCTTCCAGCCGTCGCTGTCGTCCACGACCGGCCGGACCGTCACGTACTCACTGCCGTCGGCGCAGGCATCGGTGGTCTGCTGGGCCGACGCGCCGGTCGCGACGAGCACGCCACCGCCCGCGGCCACCACGAGCGCCGAGGCGAGCAAGGCGGCCGGGAGGAGCCGAGGGCGACGGGATCGAGCGGGTCCGGCGGGCACGCCCTTGATTCTGCCAGGCGGTGAGGCGAAGAGCACACGGCGTCAGCGGTTGGCCCGGTCGTAGAGGCTCTGCAGCAGGGTGCCGTCCAGCTGCACGGTGCCGCCGCTGTGACGCAGGACGCAGTCGGCCAGGTCCGCGAAGACCCGGACGACACCGTCGCGGGGTGACCGCCGGAATCTCCAGTTGCCGGCGGGCGCCCACACGTCGGGCGCAGGTCCCGGCGGGCGGCGTGGCGTTGAGCCGGCTCACGTCGGTCCGGGTCTCGTCGCCGACGGCCGTCCGGGTCCCGCTCGGCTTCCCGTTCCGGTACGCGCACAGCACCAGCCGGTCCGCGTCCGGCAACGGCGGGGACCCGGCGGCTCGGCGTCCGAGAGGTTCTAGGGCCGCCAGACCATGAGGATCGCGATCACGACGTAGCAGAGGCTGGCGACGCCGCCGGCCGCGGCGAGCCGGGGCGCCAGCGCGGCCGTGTCCCGCTTCGCGGCGGTGTTCAGCAGCGGCACGACCAGGCTGAGGATCAGCCCGCTGGCCACGACCCACAGCACGATCGAGACGATCAGCCAGCCGTCGGAGAACGACGCGTAGTCGTGCACCAGGCCGAAGCCGAGCAGGCCGACGAGCAGCGAGGCCCAGCCGTACACGGTGACCATGCGGGTGAGCACCGGCAGCGCGCCGGCGGACGCCTCGCCGCCGCGCAGCACCCGCGGCACCTGGTTGACCGCGGCCACCAGCGGGCCGATCAGGAAGATGGCCAGCACGACATGGACGACCAGCAACGCCTTCACGGGCGGGCAGCCTAGTCCGCCGCCCGCGGGTCGACTCGGCCGGGCCCGGGGGTCCCGGGGCCGCCCCCCGACCCCGCGGGGTCGACTCGGCGGGCAGGGCGGGCCCCGGGGATCCGGGGGACGCCGCCGGACCCCCGCGGGGTCGACTCGGCCGGGCGGGGCGGGCCCCGGGGCCGGCTCCCGGGATGAGCGAGTCAGCCCGCGCGGCGGCGTCCTCGGCGGGCGCGCAGGTAGTCGCTGACGACGTACTCGCCGAGCTTCTCGGGCCGGGGCGAGAAGACCCGGCCGCCGTTGCGCCGGGCCAGCTCCTCCACGAACCGCACCAGCGCCGGCTCCTCGTCGAGCATGAACACGTTGATCGTGGCGCCGCGGCGGGTGCACCGCTCGACCTCGGCCAGCGTGACCGCGAGCGTCTCCGGCAGCGGCGGCCAGGCGAACTCGGGCCGGCCGTCCCGGGCCAGGTGCGCGGTCGGCTCGCCGTCGGTGACCACCATGATCACCGGCTCGCCGTCCCGGTACCGGTCCAGGTGCCGCCGCGCCAGCATCAGCGCGTGCTGCAGGTTGGTGCCCTGCACCATGTCCCAGGACAGCCCGGCCAGCTCGGTCGGCGAGATCACCCGGGCGTAGTTGGAGAACCCGATGATCTCGATCTTGTCCTGCGGGTACGCCGTGGTCACCAGCGAGTGCAGGGCCAGCGCCGTCGACTTGGCCGCGCCCCAGGTCCCGCGCAACGCCATCGAGTACGACAGGTCGACCAGCAGCGCGACCGTCGCCGACGTCCGCCGCTCGGTCTCCACCACCTCGAAGTCCTCGACCGAGAGCGTCACCCGGCCCCGCGTCGGCCCGGTCCGCAGCACGGCGTTGCGGACCGTACGGACGACGTCCAGCGGCTGCTCGTCGCCGTACTCCCAGCCGCGGGAGGATCCGGTCGGCTCGCCGGCCGCGCCCGCGTCCCGTACGTCGTGGGTGCCCCGGCCGCCGGAGTCCAGCACCGAGAACACCCGGCGCAGCGCGGTCGCACCGAGCCGCCGGACCGCCCGTGCGGTCAGTTCCAGCTGCCCGCCGGTCCGGTTCAGGAAGCCCTGCCGCTGCAGCTCCCGCTCGATCCGGCGCAGCGCCTCCACGTCGTCGACCGCGGCCCGGCCGAGCGCCCGCTCGACCAGCTCGGGGTCGACGTCGTCCAGGGACGCGCCCGGGTAGTCCTGGTCGAGCATCGAGTCCAGCTCTTCCAGGTCGGCGATCTCCTGCAGCGCGCTGGTCGCGTCGCCGAGGCCCATCGGCCGGTCGCCGTCCATCCGCTCCCGGCCGCCCCAGCGCAGGTCCGGCCGGGCCGAGCGCAGGCCCTGCTGCAGCCGGGACATCTCGTTGGCCAGGCCCTCGTCGCCCATCGCGCCGGCCATCAGGTCGGACAGCTCCTGCCGCTGGGCGTCGGACAGGCTGTCCATCAGCCGCTGCTGGGCCGCGGCCCGGCGGGCCAGCGTGTCGACCAGCTCGGCCAGGTCGGCCGGGTTCTCCGGGAAGAACTCCCCGTACTGCTCCATGAACCGGTCGAACTGCTCCTGGGTGTGCTCGCCGCGGGCGTCGGCCTCGAGCATGTCGTTCAGCGCCGAGACCATCTCCCGGACCCGGGCCATGTCCTCCTGGGAGGCACCGCGCAGCGCGTCCCGCATGCCGCGGAACTGGCTGTCCAGCACCTCCCGGCGCAGCAGGTCCTTGATCTCCTCGTACGTCTGCCGGGCCTCGTCCGAGCGCCACGGGTACTCGGAGAGCTCCCGGACGGCCCGGGCCGGGTCGTTCGGCAGCGCATCCAGCTGGGCCTCGGCGAAGCGGGCCGAGTCGTCCGGGTCCGGGAACAGCTCCCGCTTCTCCGCCGCCAGGGCCCGGTCCAGCAGCTCCCGGACCTGTTCCAGGGTGCCGTCCAGGCGGCCGCGGCGCCGGGCCTGCCGGGCCTTCTGCCGCACCTTGCGGCGCAGCTCGTCCAGCCCGCGCAGGCCGTCGGAACCCTGCTGCAGCAGCCGGCGCAGCGCGTCGCTCGGGGACGCGCCGGCCAGCACGTCGTCGCCGATCTCGTCCAGCGCCTGCCGGACGTCGAACGGCGGCTCCAGCGGGTCGCGCCCGCCGTGCCACGCGCCGTACTTGTAGGCCATGACTCCCTAGTTCCCGTACACGGTGCGGCCGCCGCCGACGTCGTCCTTGGCCAGCCGGCGCAGCAGGTGGAGTCCCTCCAGCGCGAACTCGACCGCGGCGGCGGCGAGCCCGACGGCCGAGGCGCCCTCCGGCCCGGAGGCCGGCTCCAGCCGGCCGAGCAGCGCGGCCAGCGTCGGGAACGTGCCGACCTGGCGCAGCAGCTCGTCGGCCGGGATCAGGTCGCCGGTCTCCACCGACAGACCCTCGTCGAACTTCGACTGCAGGGCGGAGAGGTCCTGCCCGGCCAGCCGGGCCCGGAACGTGTCCGCGGTCGCCCGGCGCAGCAGGTGCTCCAGCACCTCGTTCTCGCGGCCCTCGTCGGCGTCCTCGAACTCGACCTTGCCGCGCGAGGCCGGCACCACCGCGGGCAGGTCGCAGATGCGGGCGACGGCCAGCGGCTCGCCGGTCACCGCGGCCCGGCGGACCGCGCTCGCGGCCACCGTCTCGACCGCGGCGATCGCGAAGCGGGCCGAGACGCCGGAGCGCTGGTCGACCTGGGGCGCCTCGCGGACCGCCCGGGTGAACCGGGCGACCACCTCGATGACGTGGTCCGGGACGACCGGCGCGGCGTGCGCCCCGTCGACGTCCCAGACCAGCGCGGCCTCCTGCCGGATCAGCTCGATCTCGTCGGAGAGCTCCAGCGGGTAGTGCGTCCGCACCTCGGCGCCGAAGCGGTCCTTGAGCGGGGTGATGATCCGGCCGCGGGACGTGTAGTCCTCGGGGTTGGCCGACGCGACCAGCAGCAGGTCCAGCGGCAGCCGCAGTTGGTAGCCGCGGACCTGGACGTCCCGCTCCTCCAGCACGTTCAGCAGCGCGACCTGGATCCGCTCGGCGAGGTCGGGCAGCTCGTTGACGGAGAAGATGCCGCGGTTGGTCCGCAGCACCAGGCCGTAGTGCACGGTCTCGGGGTCGCCCAGGGTGCGGCCCTCGGCGACCTTGATCGGGTCCACGTCGCCGATGAGGTCGCCGACGCTGGTGTCCGGGGTGGCGAGCTTCTCGCCGTACCGCTCGGAGCGGTGCTTCCAGGCGACCGGGGTGTCCTCGCCCTGCTCGGCCACGATGCGGTGGCCCCAGACCGTGATCGGCGCGTACGGGTGTTCGTTCAGCTCGCTGCCGTCGATGACCGGGGTCCACTCGTCGAGCAGGCCGCCGAGGGTGCGGATCAGGCGGGTCTTGCCCTGGCCGCGCTCGCCGAGCAGGACCATGTCGTGCCCGGCCAGCAGGGCCCGCTCGACCTCGGGCACGACGGTGTCCTCGAAGCCGACGATGCCGGGCAGGGACGGCTCGCCGGCCGCGAGGCGGGCCAGCAGGTTCTCCCGGATCTCGGCCTTGACGCCGCGGTGCACGTGGCCGGAGGCGCGCAGGGCGCCGAGGGTGTGGATGGGGGGCGGGGTACTCACCCGACGACCGTACGTCGGGCTCCGGCCCCGTGCACCCAACGCCCTCGTCGTTGCGCCGAGCGCGAAATCCCTACGTCATCGGGGCCGGGCGGCCGTCACCAGCTCCAGGTGAGCCCGTGCAGGCCGGGGGAGGGATGCTGCAGCAGCAGTGTCACGGTGTCGCCGTCGAGGGCGACCGGGACCAGGTCGATCGGGTGCTCGCCGCGCTTGTCCCAGCGGCAGGCCCACACCCGGGCCGGCGGCACGGCGAAGCGGACCACGGTCTTGAGCAGGTCCACCGAGGAGTGCCCGACGCCGCGCCGGACCCAGCACTGCGGCTCGCCCGAGTGCTCGACGACCTCCTGGTAGTCGAACTCGTACGCCTCGCCCTTCTCCAGCACGCGGTCGAAGAGCAGCTCGATGCCGGCCAGCCCGCCCGGACCGACCAGCTCGCGGCCCCGGCGGCAGTTGCGCCGGGCCAGGATCGCGGACGTCGACTCGCCGTCGTCGGGCGTGTAGACCAGCCGGTAGCAGTCGGTGTGCTCGTCCAGCGCCCGCAGCCGCAGCCGGACCGTCCGCTTGTACTCCTTGTGGTCCTCGCCGATCAGCACCCGCTCCTCGACCGCGATCACCGCGTACGCGTCGGAGCCGCCGACCTTGACCATCCGCTCGCGCAGGTCCCGGACCGGGTCCTCCTCGCCGTTCGGGCGGCGCGGCCCCGGCCCGGCCGGCAGCAGCCCGCGGCGCCGGTTGGCCCGGTCGCGCTCGAGCAGGAAGCGCATCTCGCCGGCCGGCTGCTTGAGCACCTGCTCGATCGCGGCCGTGCGGCGTTCGTCGTCGGGGGTCCGGCGGGGAAGCCGGCCGTGGGTCCAGTTGCTGATCGCGGAGGGGCTGACGTACACGTCATGGTCGGTGCGCAGGAGCAGGCTCATCTCCTCCAGCGTCAGCCCGGTCGTCCGCAGGCCGTCGGTGAGCGTGGTGCCGAAGCGGGTCTGGCCCTGGCCGCCCGCGGCCGACACGCGCTGCCGGGTCGCGCGCAGGGCGGCCCGGCGCAGCGCCGCCCGGGACCGGCTCGCCAGCGTGCGGCAGCGGTCCGAGCAGTACTCCGACGGGCGGCCGGTGCGGCCGCGGCGCTCGCGGGCCGGCTCGGCGCAGTCGGGGCGACCGCAGAGTCGGAGATCATCACCCGGGACGTCGTCTCCACCTACCGGGTGCAACGTGTTGGCAGCGGTCCTCGGCCACGGAACCACGGCCGTGAGCTGGGGGTTCAGTTCTGGGTGCCGCTCGGGGGAGAGCGGCGGAAACTCCCGTACTGATGACGAAGTCATCAAGATGCACCATCCTTGCCTTGCGCGTGCCGACTGGAATGGGTAGCGCGCTTCGGGGTGGTTTCCACCCCTTGGTGAACCAATCGGCGGGCCAACGCCGGGGACACCGCGCGCCGGGCCCCTCGTCCGAGGACGAGGGCCCGGCGTCGTTCTTCGCTCTGTAGTCAAGGATCAAGCTTGCTACACCGTTCGGGTGAAGCGCGCGATATCAGAGGGTGGCCCTCGCCACGCTGCGCGGTCAAACAACTCACACGCTGAGTGAAAACTGCGACCGAAATGAATCCTAACGCTCCGTAATGGAACGGTGTGAAGAACGACTCTCCGTCGCCACCGTAACGGGTGACCGCAGGGCCCTCTGTCGGGTTCCATACTGTGTCGAGATTGAGACATTCAGTCTCTCTTCGCCGGTCAGGAGGCAGACATGACCACCACACGGGGTACGCACTGGACGTTCGGCGAGGCCGTCGACCTCGCACCGTAGCGGTGCCATCTGCCGGTCGCCCGCGGATGCGCACCGCGTGCGGCCGGCGCCGGCGTCACCTGCGGACGTCGTCGGAAACTCCGCCGCGACGGTCGTGCAGGGTCATCTTCAGCCCGTTCAGTGGACGCAGCGTGACCGCCGGCCGCAGCGCCACCGGATGCCCGGGAACCAGCGCCGCGGCCCAGTCCCGGCTCAGCGCGGCCAGCGCCAGCACCGCCTCGGTCCAGGCGAACGACTCGCCGATGCAGACCCGCCGCCCCATCCCGAAGGGGAAGTACGCCCCCCGCGGCTGGCCCGGCGCGGCCTCGTCGTACCCGTCCGGGCCGAGCCAGCGCTCCGGCCGGAACGCCCGCGCGTCCGGCCACCACCGCGGGTCCCGCTGGGTCACCCACTGCGAGGCCAGCACCAGCGAGCCGGCCGGGATGTCCCAGCCCGCCATCCGGACGTCGGTGACCATCCGGCGGCCGACCACCCAGGCCGGCGGGTAGAGCCGCATCGACTCGGCCACCACCGCCCGGGTGCAGGGCAGGTCGCGCAGCTCGGCTCCGGCCGGCGCGGCGTCCACCTCCGCGTGCAGCGCGGCCGCTGCCGCCGGGTTCTGGTGCAGCAGCAGCCAGGTCCAGGCCAGCGCGTTGGCCGTGGTCTCGTGCCCGGCCAGCATGAGCGTGAGCACCTCGTCCCGGACCTGCTTGTCCGGCATCGGGTCGCCGTGCTCGTCCCGGGCCGCGAGCAGCATCGCCAGCACGGTGTCCTCGCGCGGGTCCGCGCGGTGCTCGGCGATCAGCCGGGCGACGACGGTGTCGAGCTCGGCGATCGCGCCCAGCAGCTTGCGGGTGGAGGGCAGCGGCAGCCGGTTGAGCCACACCCCGCCCGGCAGCATCACCCGCTGGAACCGGCCCAGCAGCTCGGCCAGCGCGCCGGAGACCGCGGTCGAGTCGTCGGTGAGATCGGCCGCGAACAGCGTCTCGCCGACGATGCGCAGGGTCAGCTCGGCCATGTCGGCCGACATGTCCCGGACCACGCCGTCCCGCCAGCCCGCCCGCTCCGGCAGCTGCGCCGCCGCGGTCCGCATC
This Mycobacteriales bacterium DNA region includes the following protein-coding sequences:
- a CDS encoding cystathionine gamma-synthase, with the translated sequence MTHGFETLAIHAGQEPDPTTGSVVVPIHQTSTYKQDGVGGLRGGYEYSRSANPTRTALEECLAALEGGAHGLAFASGLAAEDTLLRTVLVPGDHVVIPDDAYGGSFRIFATVLERWGVSYTPVHLADLDAVREAVTPATKVLWCETPTNPLLGVSDIAALAGIAREHGLLLVVDNTFGSPYLQQPLALGADVVVHSTTKYLGGHSDVVGGALVVGDAELAERLRFHQNAMGSVPGPFDCWLVLRGVKTLGVRMDRHCANAARVAEMLVAHPAVTTVYYPGLPTHRGHELAAKQMRGFGGMVSFTLAGGEEAALRVCERTRVFTLGESLGGVESLIEHPARMTHASVSGSPLEVPADLVRLSVGIESIEDLLADLTQALS
- a CDS encoding VWA domain-containing protein, which codes for MAYKYGAWHGGRDPLEPPFDVRQALDEIGDDVLAGASPSDALRRLLQQGSDGLRGLDELRRKVRQKARQARRRGRLDGTLEQVRELLDRALAAEKRELFPDPDDSARFAEAQLDALPNDPARAVRELSEYPWRSDEARQTYEEIKDLLRREVLDSQFRGMRDALRGASQEDMARVREMVSALNDMLEADARGEHTQEQFDRFMEQYGEFFPENPADLAELVDTLARRAAAQQRLMDSLSDAQRQELSDLMAGAMGDEGLANEMSRLQQGLRSARPDLRWGGRERMDGDRPMGLGDATSALQEIADLEELDSMLDQDYPGASLDDVDPELVERALGRAAVDDVEALRRIERELQRQGFLNRTGGQLELTARAVRRLGATALRRVFSVLDSGGRGTHDVRDAGAAGEPTGSSRGWEYGDEQPLDVVRTVRNAVLRTGPTRGRVTLSVEDFEVVETERRTSATVALLVDLSYSMALRGTWGAAKSTALALHSLVTTAYPQDKIEIIGFSNYARVISPTELAGLSWDMVQGTNLQHALMLARRHLDRYRDGEPVIMVVTDGEPTAHLARDGRPEFAWPPLPETLAVTLAEVERCTRRGATINVFMLDEEPALVRFVEELARRNGGRVFSPRPEKLGEYVVSDYLRARRGRRRAG
- a CDS encoding sigma 54-interacting transcriptional regulator translates to MSTPPPIHTLGALRASGHVHRGVKAEIRENLLARLAAGEPSLPGIVGFEDTVVPEVERALLAGHDMVLLGERGQGKTRLIRTLGGLLDEWTPVIDGSELNEHPYAPITVWGHRIVAEQGEDTPVAWKHRSERYGEKLATPDTSVGDLIGDVDPIKVAEGRTLGDPETVHYGLVLRTNRGIFSVNELPDLAERIQVALLNVLEERDVQVRGYQLRLPLDLLLVASANPEDYTSRGRIITPLKDRFGAEVRTHYPLELSDEIELIRQEAALVWDVDGAHAAPVVPDHVIEVVARFTRAVREAPQVDQRSGVSARFAIAAVETVAASAVRRAAVTGEPLAVARICDLPAVVPASRGKVEFEDADEGRENEVLEHLLRRATADTFRARLAGQDLSALQSKFDEGLSVETGDLIPADELLRQVGTFPTLAALLGRLEPASGPEGASAVGLAAAAVEFALEGLHLLRRLAKDDVGGGRTVYGN
- a CDS encoding cytochrome P450, which gives rise to MTTAMDAPVERPPGPELGRLELVRLLRSRQLTDYLDRAAGVAPELAHFRIGREHAYLVGTPELVRELFGPLGRAGQKGRGLQNTRMLLGEGLLTSEGDLHRRQRRLIQPAFHGSRVAAYGQLMRTAAAQLPERAGWRDGVVRDMSADMAELTLRIVGETLFAADLTDDSTAVSGALAELLGRFQRVMLPGGVWLNRLPLPSTRKLLGAIAELDTVVARLIAEHRADPREDTVLAMLLAARDEHGDPMPDKQVRDEVLTLMLAGHETTANALAWTWLLLHQNPAAAAALHAEVDAAPAGAELRDLPCTRAVVAESMRLYPPAWVVGRRMVTDVRMAGWDIPAGSLVLASQWVTQRDPRWWPDARAFRPERWLGPDGYDEAAPGQPRGAYFPFGMGRRVCIGESFAWTEAVLALAALSRDWAAALVPGHPVALRPAVTLRPLNGLKMTLHDRRGGVSDDVRR